One part of the Sulfolobus tengchongensis genome encodes these proteins:
- a CDS encoding ribbon-helix-helix protein, CopG family: MVRVITFKAEEDLLIRLDLFALNKRMSRSEVIRKAIEKYLDEAAGGI, from the coding sequence ATGGTAAGAGTAATAACTTTTAAGGCAGAAGAAGATCTCTTGATACGGCTAGATTTATTTGCGTTAAACAAACGAATGAGCAGAAGCGAAGTAATTAGGAAAGCTATAGAAAAATATTTAGACGAAGCCGCCGGCGGGATTTGA
- a CDS encoding SufD family Fe-S cluster assembly protein, with protein sequence MQWLKLGVVDIQAAKKLISENFTQDRAEREKAFSLYVSKPYQIIHDSPTIKHYTEWNLYDSLNLNSISKQEVTYSESVRDNAVEIDNDSIIVKKGGVLIDDSIKDDVTSSDEHKLVSLAFSLSRRIVIDSEGEYYIRHVINRNMHFSPSHVIVNVPKNKQIKLVYEISNLGENSLVSPIISINVEEGSSLDFQFISLSGDNSLLFSYIKANIKGTMRSSLFVNGNKMGHVQFNTRLEENSVSEFSSRAFGVHNNKIDVVNNIIHLGGKSTSNGFMKAISNDQAFTVVRGVATIDEIATNSSTSIIGRSLVLGKEAKAVVSPMLEVKTGRVLMAKHSAAISRIDENQIFYLQTRGLSRKEAEGIIVRGFIIEEQDPETLKSRIEDILKSLGY encoded by the coding sequence GTGCAGTGGCTTAAATTGGGAGTAGTCGATATTCAAGCAGCTAAGAAATTAATTTCCGAGAATTTCACTCAAGATAGAGCGGAGCGAGAAAAAGCATTTTCTTTATATGTTTCTAAACCTTATCAAATAATACATGATTCTCCAACTATAAAACATTATACTGAATGGAATCTGTACGATTCATTAAACCTTAACAGTATTTCCAAACAGGAGGTAACATATAGTGAGAGCGTAAGAGACAATGCAGTTGAAATTGATAATGATAGCATTATTGTGAAAAAGGGAGGGGTGTTAATAGATGACTCAATAAAGGATGATGTAACAAGTAGTGATGAGCATAAATTAGTATCGTTAGCCTTCTCTCTTTCTAGACGAATAGTAATAGATAGTGAGGGCGAATACTATATTAGGCATGTTATCAATAGAAATATGCATTTCTCTCCATCACATGTTATAGTAAATGTGCCTAAAAATAAACAAATTAAGTTGGTTTATGAAATATCAAATTTAGGGGAAAATTCGCTTGTGAGTCCCATTATTTCTATAAACGTGGAGGAAGGTTCGTCCTTAGATTTCCAATTTATAAGTCTTTCCGGAGATAATAGCTTACTTTTCTCTTATATTAAGGCCAATATAAAGGGTACAATGCGATCTTCATTATTTGTTAATGGTAATAAGATGGGCCATGTACAGTTTAATACGAGACTAGAAGAAAACAGTGTAAGTGAATTCTCTTCAAGGGCGTTTGGAGTACATAATAACAAAATTGACGTAGTAAATAATATAATTCATTTAGGTGGAAAAAGTACTAGTAATGGTTTTATGAAAGCTATTTCTAATGATCAAGCATTTACTGTAGTACGAGGTGTAGCTACCATAGATGAGATTGCAACCAATTCCTCTACTTCAATAATTGGTAGGTCGTTAGTCTTAGGTAAAGAGGCCAAGGCAGTAGTCTCTCCCATGCTTGAAGTAAAAACTGGAAGAGTACTTATGGCTAAGCACTCTGCGGCAATAAGTAGGATAGATGAAAATCAGATATTTTATTTGCAAACAAGAGGACTAAGCAGAAAAGAGGCTGAAGGAATAATAGTAAGAGGATTCATAATTGAAGAACAAGATCCTGAAACTCTTAAGAGTCGTATAGAAGATATTTTGAAATCGTTAGGATATTAG